In Rissa tridactyla isolate bRisTri1 chromosome 8, bRisTri1.patW.cur.20221130, whole genome shotgun sequence, one genomic interval encodes:
- the RXRG gene encoding retinoic acid receptor RXR-gamma isoform X2, whose protein sequence is MVESTEETGRRLEMQPGMQAPYSLEAGSFPHFYSPVHASSTSMSPSSSLSTGNSVDGHHNYLEAPANASRALPSPMNAIGSPVNALGSPYRVIASSIGSHPVALSSAPGMNFVTHTSPQLNILNNVSSSEDIKPLPGLPGIGNMNYPSTSPGSLAKHICAICGDRSSGKHYGVYSCEGCKGFFKRTIRKDLIYTCRDNKDCLIDKRQRNRCQYCRYQKCLAMGMKREAVQEERQRSRERSENEAESTSSGSEDMPVERILEAELAVEPKTEAYSDVNTESSTNDPVTNICHAADKQLFTLVEWAKRIPHFSDLTLEDQVILLRAGWNELLIASFSHRSVSVQDGILLATGLHVHRSSAHSAGVGSIFDRVLTELVSKMKDMQMDKSELGCLRAIVLFNPDAKGLSSPSEVESLREKVYATLEAYTKQKYPEQPGRFAKLLLRLPALRSIGLKCLEHLFFFKLIGDTPIDTFLMEMLETPLQVT, encoded by the exons ATTCCCCTGTTCATGCCAGCTCCACATCTATGAGCCCATCGTCAAGCCTTTCCACAGGAAATTCAGTGGACGGGCACCACAACTACCTCGAGGCCCCTGCAAACGCCTCCCGGGCGCTGCCGTCCCCCATGAACGCGATCGGGTCTCCAGTGAACGCACTGGGCTCACCGTACAGAGTCATCGCGTCCTCCATCGGCTCACACCCCGTCGCTCTCTCCTCAGCCCCGGGCATGAATTTTGTGACACACACCAGTCCGCAG ctcaACATCCTGAACAATGTCAGCAGCTCAGAGGACATCAAGCCTTTGCCAGGTCTCCCAGGGATCGGGAACATGAATTATCCATCTACAAGCCCAGGATCCTTAGCCAAACACATCTGTGCCATCTGTGGGGACAGGTCCTCGG GGAAGCACTATGGGGTGTACAGCTGTGAGGGCTGCAAAGGCTTCTTTAAGAGGACAATCCGGAAGGACCTGATCTATACCTGCCGAGACAACAAGGACTGCCTCATAGACAAGCGCCAACGCAACCGCTGTCAGTACTGCCGCTATCAGAAGTGCCTCGCAATGGGGATGAAGAGGGAAG CtgtgcaggaggagaggcagaggagcagggagcgGAGTGAGAATGAAGCCGAGTCCACAAGCAGTGGCAGCGAGGACATGCCTGTGGAGAGGATCCTGGAAGCTGAGCTGGCAGTCGAACCCAAGACGGAAGCGTACAGCGACGTGAACACAGAGAGCTCA ACAAATGACCCCGTCACCAACATATGTCATGCAGCTGACAAGCAGCTTTTCACACTCGTTGAGTGGGCCAAGCGAATCCCCCACTTCTCTGACCTGACTCTGGAGGACCAAGTCATTCTTCTCCGGGCAG GCTGGAATGAGCTGCTCATCGCCTCTTTCTCCCATCGCTCCGTCTCGGTGCAAGATGGCATCCTTCTGGCCACAGGCTTGCACGTGCACCGCAGCAGTGCTCACAGTGCTGGTGTGGGCTCCATCTTCGACAG GGTTCTGACAGAGCTGGTGTCCAAAATGAAAGACATGCAGATGGATAAGTCGGAGCTGGGGTGCCTGCGAGCCATTGTCCTGTTCAACCCAG ATGCCAAGGGTTTGTCCAGCCCCTCAGAAGTGGAATCGCTGAGGGAGAAGGTCTATGCCACTCTGGAAGCCTACACAAAGCAGAAGTACCCTGAGCAGCCGGGGCG gTTTGCCAAACTCCTCCTGCGCCTGCCAGCGCTGCGGTCCATCGGGCTGaaatgcctggagcacctcttcttcTTCAAGCTGATTGGGGACACCCCCATCGACACCTTCCTCATGGAGATGCTGGAGACACCCCTGCAGGTCACTTGA
- the RXRG gene encoding retinoic acid receptor RXR-gamma isoform X1 yields MVESTEETGRRLEMQPGMQAPYSLEAGSFPHFYSPVHASSTSMSPSSSLSTGNSVDGHHNYLEAPANASRALPSPMNAIGSPVNALGSPYRVIASSIGSHPVALSSAPGMNFVTHTSPQLNILNNVSSSEDIKPLPGLPGIGNMNYPSTSPGSLAKHICAICGDRSSGKHYGVYSCEGCKGFFKRTIRKDLIYTCRDNKDCLIDKRQRNRCQYCRYQKCLAMGMKREAVQEERQRSRERSENEAESTSSGSEDMPVERILEAELAVEPKTEAYSDVNTESSTNDPVTNICHAADKQLFTLVEWAKRIPHFSDLTLEDQVILLRAGWNELLIASFSHRSVSVQDGILLATGLHVHRSSAHSAGVGSIFDRVLTELVSKMKDMQMDKSELGCLRAIVLFNPDAKGLSSPSEVESLREKVYATLEAYTKQKYPEQPGRFAKLLLRLPALRSIGLKCLEHLFFFKLIGDTPIDTFLMEMLETPLQVWLGMGLRDLPETLGQPKSGQEDHSGYHCVC; encoded by the exons ATTCCCCTGTTCATGCCAGCTCCACATCTATGAGCCCATCGTCAAGCCTTTCCACAGGAAATTCAGTGGACGGGCACCACAACTACCTCGAGGCCCCTGCAAACGCCTCCCGGGCGCTGCCGTCCCCCATGAACGCGATCGGGTCTCCAGTGAACGCACTGGGCTCACCGTACAGAGTCATCGCGTCCTCCATCGGCTCACACCCCGTCGCTCTCTCCTCAGCCCCGGGCATGAATTTTGTGACACACACCAGTCCGCAG ctcaACATCCTGAACAATGTCAGCAGCTCAGAGGACATCAAGCCTTTGCCAGGTCTCCCAGGGATCGGGAACATGAATTATCCATCTACAAGCCCAGGATCCTTAGCCAAACACATCTGTGCCATCTGTGGGGACAGGTCCTCGG GGAAGCACTATGGGGTGTACAGCTGTGAGGGCTGCAAAGGCTTCTTTAAGAGGACAATCCGGAAGGACCTGATCTATACCTGCCGAGACAACAAGGACTGCCTCATAGACAAGCGCCAACGCAACCGCTGTCAGTACTGCCGCTATCAGAAGTGCCTCGCAATGGGGATGAAGAGGGAAG CtgtgcaggaggagaggcagaggagcagggagcgGAGTGAGAATGAAGCCGAGTCCACAAGCAGTGGCAGCGAGGACATGCCTGTGGAGAGGATCCTGGAAGCTGAGCTGGCAGTCGAACCCAAGACGGAAGCGTACAGCGACGTGAACACAGAGAGCTCA ACAAATGACCCCGTCACCAACATATGTCATGCAGCTGACAAGCAGCTTTTCACACTCGTTGAGTGGGCCAAGCGAATCCCCCACTTCTCTGACCTGACTCTGGAGGACCAAGTCATTCTTCTCCGGGCAG GCTGGAATGAGCTGCTCATCGCCTCTTTCTCCCATCGCTCCGTCTCGGTGCAAGATGGCATCCTTCTGGCCACAGGCTTGCACGTGCACCGCAGCAGTGCTCACAGTGCTGGTGTGGGCTCCATCTTCGACAG GGTTCTGACAGAGCTGGTGTCCAAAATGAAAGACATGCAGATGGATAAGTCGGAGCTGGGGTGCCTGCGAGCCATTGTCCTGTTCAACCCAG ATGCCAAGGGTTTGTCCAGCCCCTCAGAAGTGGAATCGCTGAGGGAGAAGGTCTATGCCACTCTGGAAGCCTACACAAAGCAGAAGTACCCTGAGCAGCCGGGGCG gTTTGCCAAACTCCTCCTGCGCCTGCCAGCGCTGCGGTCCATCGGGCTGaaatgcctggagcacctcttcttcTTCAAGCTGATTGGGGACACCCCCATCGACACCTTCCTCATGGAGATGCTGGAGACACCCCTGCAG GTCTGGCTTGGGATGGGGCTGAGGGACCTTCCTGAGACTCTTGGGCAACCCAAATCAGGGCAGGAAGATCACTCAGGATATCACTGCGTGTGCTGA
- the RXRG gene encoding retinoic acid receptor RXR-gamma isoform X3, translating to MSPSSSLSTGNSVDGHHNYLEAPANASRALPSPMNAIGSPVNALGSPYRVIASSIGSHPVALSSAPGMNFVTHTSPQLNILNNVSSSEDIKPLPGLPGIGNMNYPSTSPGSLAKHICAICGDRSSGKHYGVYSCEGCKGFFKRTIRKDLIYTCRDNKDCLIDKRQRNRCQYCRYQKCLAMGMKREAVQEERQRSRERSENEAESTSSGSEDMPVERILEAELAVEPKTEAYSDVNTESSTNDPVTNICHAADKQLFTLVEWAKRIPHFSDLTLEDQVILLRAGWNELLIASFSHRSVSVQDGILLATGLHVHRSSAHSAGVGSIFDRVLTELVSKMKDMQMDKSELGCLRAIVLFNPDAKGLSSPSEVESLREKVYATLEAYTKQKYPEQPGRFAKLLLRLPALRSIGLKCLEHLFFFKLIGDTPIDTFLMEMLETPLQVWLGMGLRDLPETLGQPKSGQEDHSGYHCVC from the exons ATGAGCCCATCGTCAAGCCTTTCCACAGGAAATTCAGTGGACGGGCACCACAACTACCTCGAGGCCCCTGCAAACGCCTCCCGGGCGCTGCCGTCCCCCATGAACGCGATCGGGTCTCCAGTGAACGCACTGGGCTCACCGTACAGAGTCATCGCGTCCTCCATCGGCTCACACCCCGTCGCTCTCTCCTCAGCCCCGGGCATGAATTTTGTGACACACACCAGTCCGCAG ctcaACATCCTGAACAATGTCAGCAGCTCAGAGGACATCAAGCCTTTGCCAGGTCTCCCAGGGATCGGGAACATGAATTATCCATCTACAAGCCCAGGATCCTTAGCCAAACACATCTGTGCCATCTGTGGGGACAGGTCCTCGG GGAAGCACTATGGGGTGTACAGCTGTGAGGGCTGCAAAGGCTTCTTTAAGAGGACAATCCGGAAGGACCTGATCTATACCTGCCGAGACAACAAGGACTGCCTCATAGACAAGCGCCAACGCAACCGCTGTCAGTACTGCCGCTATCAGAAGTGCCTCGCAATGGGGATGAAGAGGGAAG CtgtgcaggaggagaggcagaggagcagggagcgGAGTGAGAATGAAGCCGAGTCCACAAGCAGTGGCAGCGAGGACATGCCTGTGGAGAGGATCCTGGAAGCTGAGCTGGCAGTCGAACCCAAGACGGAAGCGTACAGCGACGTGAACACAGAGAGCTCA ACAAATGACCCCGTCACCAACATATGTCATGCAGCTGACAAGCAGCTTTTCACACTCGTTGAGTGGGCCAAGCGAATCCCCCACTTCTCTGACCTGACTCTGGAGGACCAAGTCATTCTTCTCCGGGCAG GCTGGAATGAGCTGCTCATCGCCTCTTTCTCCCATCGCTCCGTCTCGGTGCAAGATGGCATCCTTCTGGCCACAGGCTTGCACGTGCACCGCAGCAGTGCTCACAGTGCTGGTGTGGGCTCCATCTTCGACAG GGTTCTGACAGAGCTGGTGTCCAAAATGAAAGACATGCAGATGGATAAGTCGGAGCTGGGGTGCCTGCGAGCCATTGTCCTGTTCAACCCAG ATGCCAAGGGTTTGTCCAGCCCCTCAGAAGTGGAATCGCTGAGGGAGAAGGTCTATGCCACTCTGGAAGCCTACACAAAGCAGAAGTACCCTGAGCAGCCGGGGCG gTTTGCCAAACTCCTCCTGCGCCTGCCAGCGCTGCGGTCCATCGGGCTGaaatgcctggagcacctcttcttcTTCAAGCTGATTGGGGACACCCCCATCGACACCTTCCTCATGGAGATGCTGGAGACACCCCTGCAG GTCTGGCTTGGGATGGGGCTGAGGGACCTTCCTGAGACTCTTGGGCAACCCAAATCAGGGCAGGAAGATCACTCAGGATATCACTGCGTGTGCTGA